The following proteins come from a genomic window of Rhodoligotrophos sp. CJ14:
- a CDS encoding hemin uptake protein HemP has protein sequence MTEEKSGQPETIPSLEGHADALGRGRRVIPSDAIFCGQSSALIAHRDEIYTLRVTKQGKLVLNK, from the coding sequence ATGACAGAGGAAAAATCCGGTCAGCCCGAGACGATTCCGTCATTGGAGGGGCACGCGGATGCCCTCGGGAGGGGCCGGCGAGTGATTCCCTCGGACGCCATATTCTGCGGCCAGAGCAGTGCGCTCATCGCACATCGCGATGAGATTTACACCCTGCGCGTCACTAAGCAGGGCAAGCTTGTCCTGAACAAGTGA